Below is a window of Methanocaldococcus jannaschii DSM 2661 DNA.
TTTGAAAAAGTTGAGGACAATTGTTTAAAAGTTATAAATAAAACTAAAAACTGTCCAAAAGTTACAGTTGCATGGGGTTACAACTCTCAATGGGGATGCTATGTTCCAGAAAATAATTCTTATGTTGCTAAGGAAATAATGTTCTACTGCAATGGAGATTATATTTTCAAAGACCTCAATGGAACAGGCAGTGCAAAAATCAACTATGAGACGTTTGCTGAGAGGGCAAAAGATGCTGATGTTTGGGTTGTTCCTTCAAGTACAGCATGGTTATCAACATTTAAAGAAGATAATCCAGGATATGAAACATTTAAAGCAGTTAAAAATGGAAGAGTATTTTGTGAGAGTGATGATTACTGGCAACTTGGATTGCTAAAAACTGATGAGGTTATAATGGATTTAGCGACTATTTTGCATCCAGAAGCATTTAAAGGAAGAAAAACACACTTCTTCCTAAAATATAACATAGAAAATAACACTGCGACACCATTCATTGCTAAATAAAAATAACAAAATAAAAATAACACTTGTTTCTTTTTTATTTCTTTTATAATTAAAAAGTTATTAAATCATTAAATAATACATTAATAATATTAGCAGTTTATTTATTAACACTATATAATATTTTATAATAAAAATTTTGGTGAATAATTATGAGAAAATTTTGTGTCTATGGAAAGGGAGGAATTGGAAAATCTACAACTGTCTCAAATATTGCAGCAGCTTTGGCAGAAGATGGAAAGAAGGTTTTAGTTGTTGGTTGTGACCCAAAAGCAGATACGACAAGAAATTTAGTTGGAAGAAAGATTCCAACAGTTTTAGATGTTTTTAGAAAAAAGGGAGCAGAAAATATGAAATTGGAGGATATAGTTTTTGAGGGTTTTGGAGGAGTTTATTGTGTTGAGTCTGGAGGACCTGAGCCAGGGGTTGGATGTGCTGGGAGGGGAGTTATTACAGCGGTTGATATGCTAAACAGATTAGGGGCTTTTGAAGAACTAAAGCCAGATGTTGTTATTTATGATATTTTAGGGGATGTTGTTTGTGGTGGTTTTGCAATGCCTTTACAAAAACACTTAGCAGATGATGTTTATATTGTAACAACCTGCGACCCAATGGCAATCTATGCGGCAAACAATATATGTAAAGGGATAAAGAGGTATGCAAGTAGGGGAAAGATTGCATTAGGGGGGATTATTTACAATGGGAGGAGTGTTATAGATGCTCCAGAAATTGTAAAAGATTTTGCCAAAAAAATTGGAACTCAAGTTATTGGAAAAATCCCAATGAGCAACATTATTACAAGAGCAGAGATTTACAAAAAGACAGTTATTGAATATGCTCCAGACAGTGAGATAGCAAATACATTCAGAGAGATTGCAAAGGCAATTTATGAAAATGAAAATAGAGTTATTCCAAATCCGTTATCAGAGGAGGAATTGGATGAGATTACAGAAAAAATCGATGTTCTTTTAAAAGAGAGTGTTAAAGGATAATTCTTATTTTTTTGGGATAGTATGGATATCTTACCATATTTAACTAAAATAATACTTCTTTCATCTATTGGAATTACTATTGCAAGTATTATAGTGGAAACCAATCTAATAAGCAAAATTAAAAAAATAACAAAGCCAATTTGTTTAATTTCTAACCTTCCAGAAGAGTGTGTAGTGTCTTTATTAGGAAATTTTATAAATCCAACTGTTGGAAAGTCAATGTTATCCGGTTTTTATAAAGAAAATAAGGTTAATGAAAAAGAAGTTATAGTAACAACTATAATTAGCCCTTTACCCACAATTTTAGGAGAGAGTGTTTTTAGAGTTCAATTGCCATTAGCTGTTGTTATTTTAGGCTATAAGTTGGGACTTATCTATGTCTCTCTTAACGTTATCTCTGGATTTTTACAGGCTTTAATTGGAATTTTGTATGCAAATATATTTTTTGAACGAAGGCAGATAAATATTGATAACAACAACAATGAAAAAATCGTATTTAATAGAGAAGTTATAATTAAAGGCTTTAAAAAATCATTAAAAATCTTAAAAAAAGTTATTCCAATGATTGTTATCTTTACCCTATTAATAAACTTCTTGATAAAACTTGGTTTAATGGATGTTGTTAAAGGACTGTTTAGCCCGATATTTAGAATTCTTGATTTGCCAGGTGAGGCAATAACTGTTTTGATAGCAAATCTTGCCCATTTTTCTGCTGGATA
It encodes the following:
- the nifH gene encoding nitrogenase iron protein, with the translated sequence MRKFCVYGKGGIGKSTTVSNIAAALAEDGKKVLVVGCDPKADTTRNLVGRKIPTVLDVFRKKGAENMKLEDIVFEGFGGVYCVESGGPEPGVGCAGRGVITAVDMLNRLGAFEELKPDVVIYDILGDVVCGGFAMPLQKHLADDVYIVTTCDPMAIYAANNICKGIKRYASRGKIALGGIIYNGRSVIDAPEIVKDFAKKIGTQVIGKIPMSNIITRAEIYKKTVIEYAPDSEIANTFREIAKAIYENENRVIPNPLSEEELDEITEKIDVLLKESVKG
- a CDS encoding nucleoside recognition domain-containing protein; amino-acid sequence: MDILPYLTKIILLSSIGITIASIIVETNLISKIKKITKPICLISNLPEECVVSLLGNFINPTVGKSMLSGFYKENKVNEKEVIVTTIISPLPTILGESVFRVQLPLAVVILGYKLGLIYVSLNVISGFLQALIGILYANIFFERRQINIDNNNNEKIVFNREVIIKGFKKSLKILKKVIPMIVIFTLLINFLIKLGLMDVVKGLFSPIFRILDLPGEAITVLIANLAHFSAGYTTVDILIKNGVLNEKQALIVLLIGNIISVTMIYLKHSIGTYISLFGRFGLKLAVINYTISVMIKILLILLLIAFF